A window of Ranitomeya variabilis isolate aRanVar5 chromosome 2, aRanVar5.hap1, whole genome shotgun sequence contains these coding sequences:
- the LOC143806006 gene encoding uncharacterized protein LOC143806006, translated as MPARPVSMPSSMLSPFPELDTDLPKDFVSLLAGVNMESPGKEQSSTHSSCPVNLNEDPNDQELLTDSAVWPLQSPWSRDSELPSSNAQRLIPFQADRSVSMIEETKMSPPASRPPASRYKTELCRTFHESGSCKYGSKCQFAHGAGELRGLNRHPKYKTELCRTYHTIGFCPYGSRCHFIHNAEEQRFNTNSKGHRPHLLRQSVSCSGIPSSSSSSSSSSSVSLLSASFASSLTSLSPFSPSPVSPTLNPFASVGSGSLPTSPVPLNLPFFVTVSPPHSTVQNPLVDSLQLQASPWVPQEDPKMAEKWDSSQQSEKVEESTSASGNSQEAKRLPIFSLLSD; from the exons ATGCCAGCACGACCTGTTAGCATGCCCTCCAGCATGCTCAGCCCCTTCCCCGAGCTGGACACAGACCTCCCCAAG GATTTTGTATCCCTGCTGGCGGGGGTAAACATGGAAAGTCCTGGGAAGGAGCAGTCAAGTACACACTCTTCCTGTCCCGTTAACCTCAACGAAGACCCAAATGACCAGGAACTCTTGACAGATTCTGCTGTATGGCCTCTACAAAGCCCTTGGAGTCGGGATTCCGAGCTGCCCTCTTCAAATGCCCAAAGACTTATCCCTTTTCAAGCAGACCGCTCCGTTAGCATGATTGAGGAAACCAAAATGTCTCCGCCTGCTTCGAGACCACCTGCATCCCGATACAAGACCGAGCTGTGTCGCACTTTTCATGAGAGCGGTTCCTGCAAATACGGCTCAAAGTGTCAGTTTGCTCACGGGGCTGGAGAGCTGCGGGGACTGAATCGCCATCCTAAGTACAAGACAGAGCTGTGCCGAACTTATCACACCATTGGTTTCTGTCCGTATGGGTCACGTTGTCACTTCATCCACAATGCCGAGGAACAGAGGTTCAACACCAACTCCAAGGGGCACCGTCCTCACCTCCTGAGACAAAGCGTCAGCTGCTCTGGAATACCATCGTCATCATCGTCTTCTTCGTCGTCCTCTTCTGTGTCCCTTCTCTCCGCCTCCTTTGCTTCTTCACTCACTTCCTTATCTCCCTTCTCTCCTAGCCCAGTGAGCCCAACTCTTAACCCATTTGCCAGCGTTGGCTCTGGCTCCTTACCTACCTCTCCGGTCCCACTAAATCTACCATTTTTTGTGACAGTGTCTCCACCTCACTCAACTGTGCAGAACCCTTTGGTAGATAGTCTTCAGTTGCAGGCCTCTCCCTGGGTACCACAAGAAGATCCGAAGATGGCAGAGAAATGGGATTCCTCACAACAATCTGAAAAGGTAGAAGAATCAACATCTGCTTCTGGTAACTCTCAGGAAGCAAAACGTCTTCCGATTTTCAGTCTCCTTTCGGACTAA